From Paenibacillus polymyxa, the proteins below share one genomic window:
- a CDS encoding discoidin domain-containing protein yields MTKFSQNPDSYSFSMEPAVITEDNVTTNGDSKNTFPKNVLIDNNLYWESSLSGRGGEIIFKLDTGKTINDILLAQPSSRAFILSFSFHGSNDGENWYRLGQVEALPSTAKITYQFSNEIPFSYYKITVLSSGLNNTTSYYGIRYIQLRTALINGVPAYRASNINPAIAE; encoded by the coding sequence ATGACTAAATTCAGCCAAAATCCAGACAGTTATTCGTTTTCCATGGAACCCGCCGTAATAACTGAAGATAATGTTACGACGAACGGTGATAGCAAAAATACTTTTCCGAAAAATGTTCTAATCGATAATAATCTCTATTGGGAAAGCAGCTTAAGCGGTAGAGGTGGAGAAATCATTTTTAAATTAGATACAGGCAAAACGATCAATGATATTCTCTTAGCCCAACCATCTTCTCGAGCTTTTATACTTTCGTTTTCTTTTCATGGCTCGAATGACGGAGAAAACTGGTATCGATTAGGACAAGTAGAGGCTTTGCCAAGTACTGCAAAAATAACCTATCAATTTAGTAATGAGATTCCTTTTTCATATTATAAAATAACTGTACTTTCCTCTGGATTAAACAATACAACCAGCTATTATGGTATCCGGTATATTCAACTAAGAACCGCTCTCATCAATGGCGTCCCTGCCTACAGAGCATCCAATATAAATCCCGCTATTGCGGAATAA